From Zavarzinella sp., one genomic window encodes:
- a CDS encoding tubulin-like doman-containing protein, producing the protein MGFQATANAEPVPGYRLIDRLGGGGFGEVWKAEAPGGLHKAVKIIHGSMHAVDDDSNYHALQELKALKRLQAIRHPYLLSLERYDIIDGRLFIVMELADCNLWDRFKHYRNQGQLGIPRAELLGYLRESAEVLDMMNKEHQLQHLDIKPQNLFLVYNHVKVADFGLVKDLEGIQGTITGGVTPVYAAPETFNGTITRFCDQYSLAIVYQELLTGVRPFAGTTGQQLLFQHLKEAPNLAPLPPADRAAVGQALAKEPSSRFPTCMDFVNALQHTGEPLRTSGSSTTNTPVSMFTPQQEAFRSPLQDPMETPHTQLRSKPFERDAVAGTSMADFVIPVKNAPPEITGNGALRPAIIIGAGGVAMEMLKAFRIQLRDQFGDHRKIQTLKLIYIDTDSTDLQNAIIEGAGALLPNEVVPARLNRPAHYLKPRRNGRSLIEGWFDASQLYKIPRNPVTNGMRSLGRLAFLDHYRVISDKLSTSIQEATTPDAITRTDSFLKLGMMTNRPIVYVVAGLGGGSGSGMMLDLGYMAQLKLRHLGYQNPEVVGICLLPAAIKTTPSQAMANSYTALREIFHFSQPDTTFKAQYEDKDGAISESAGPFSRCMLVPIEPGKSGRSSSQLETRLTTVIETCDILQQELFSNSSRGLNELRKNIVADNSTNPFQVLGLASYCWPQHALLSRSARWLSASVLSRWLSGRADIISEYVQKWLHSRWESEQLLPKFLMQKFTQAIEQKLKSPPKDMFSEAAEQFIQKGWFAKDPDPIKLQAALSRLVAFLGMPDERSMQRTVGTLENFLEQSADNLAGELESRFLRLAMTLFEHPDYRLIGALQATVQVQEIIESFLADLQNNFTTKASSCLEAYYAIFYYLNPPEGAKRSSNTDLGKALHTFAVNRYESLIERQAFRLFSAIKQRIGDQQQQFQFSKTKLEEVCREVEAVIDQRMPTPDRMLLPKGYRRLKRLNKCFVKQSRRMTFADSINSCKYGLKKSSTHSLMFVFQRRVG; encoded by the coding sequence ATGGGTTTTCAAGCAACTGCGAATGCCGAACCGGTTCCTGGATATCGCCTGATCGATCGATTAGGTGGTGGGGGATTCGGTGAAGTCTGGAAGGCCGAGGCACCAGGTGGACTGCACAAGGCAGTCAAAATTATCCACGGAAGCATGCATGCAGTTGATGATGACAGCAATTATCATGCACTGCAGGAACTAAAAGCTTTAAAACGCTTACAGGCGATTCGCCATCCATATCTTCTCTCCCTGGAACGCTACGACATTATTGACGGTAGGCTGTTCATTGTGATGGAATTGGCCGATTGCAATTTGTGGGATCGCTTCAAGCACTACCGTAACCAAGGCCAGCTGGGGATTCCACGCGCTGAATTGCTCGGCTATCTAAGGGAATCCGCTGAAGTGCTGGATATGATGAACAAAGAGCATCAATTACAGCATCTCGATATCAAACCACAAAACCTGTTTCTTGTGTATAACCACGTCAAGGTAGCTGACTTTGGTCTAGTGAAGGATCTGGAAGGGATTCAGGGTACGATTACGGGTGGAGTCACGCCTGTTTATGCTGCGCCTGAAACTTTTAATGGTACTATTACCCGTTTCTGTGATCAATACAGTCTCGCAATCGTTTATCAGGAATTACTAACCGGTGTTCGACCTTTCGCCGGAACTACGGGACAGCAATTATTGTTTCAGCACTTAAAAGAAGCCCCTAATCTCGCACCGCTGCCTCCCGCCGATCGTGCTGCTGTGGGACAGGCACTCGCAAAAGAGCCTTCAAGCCGCTTTCCAACCTGCATGGACTTTGTGAATGCACTGCAACATACTGGCGAGCCCTTGCGCACCAGCGGTAGTTCGACGACAAATACGCCTGTGAGCATGTTTACGCCACAGCAAGAGGCGTTCCGATCACCATTGCAAGATCCGATGGAAACCCCGCATACTCAGCTACGTTCAAAGCCGTTTGAACGCGATGCAGTTGCGGGCACTTCAATGGCTGATTTCGTGATCCCAGTGAAAAATGCACCACCGGAAATTACAGGAAATGGTGCACTACGCCCAGCAATCATTATCGGCGCGGGTGGGGTTGCAATGGAAATGTTGAAAGCATTCCGAATTCAATTGCGTGACCAATTTGGTGACCATCGTAAAATTCAGACATTAAAACTGATTTATATCGATACTGATTCGACAGACCTTCAGAATGCGATCATTGAAGGAGCTGGAGCACTGCTGCCAAACGAAGTAGTCCCCGCCAGACTGAACCGCCCAGCACATTATCTCAAACCACGCAGAAATGGCCGAAGTCTCATAGAAGGCTGGTTTGATGCATCCCAACTATACAAAATCCCGAGAAATCCTGTAACTAATGGCATGCGCTCTTTGGGTCGACTTGCGTTTCTGGATCATTATCGGGTCATTTCAGATAAATTATCCACCTCGATTCAGGAAGCAACAACACCTGATGCAATCACTCGTACGGATTCTTTCTTGAAATTGGGAATGATGACCAATCGCCCGATTGTTTACGTGGTCGCAGGACTAGGAGGTGGCAGCGGTAGTGGTATGATGCTTGATCTGGGTTACATGGCACAACTAAAGTTGCGTCATCTTGGTTACCAGAATCCGGAAGTTGTTGGTATCTGTTTGCTGCCAGCTGCGATTAAAACGACTCCTTCCCAGGCAATGGCGAACAGCTATACGGCATTGAGAGAGATTTTTCATTTTTCTCAACCAGATACGACATTTAAAGCACAGTATGAAGACAAAGATGGTGCAATTTCGGAGTCTGCAGGTCCATTTTCCAGATGTATGCTGGTTCCAATTGAACCGGGCAAGTCTGGCCGATCCAGTTCACAACTCGAAACCAGGTTAACTACGGTAATTGAAACGTGCGACATATTGCAGCAGGAATTATTCTCCAATTCCAGTCGCGGACTCAATGAACTCCGCAAAAATATTGTTGCTGACAATTCAACAAACCCATTCCAGGTGCTGGGGCTCGCGTCGTATTGCTGGCCACAACATGCACTGCTGAGCCGCTCTGCACGTTGGTTGTCAGCATCGGTGCTCTCACGCTGGTTAAGTGGTCGAGCCGATATCATCAGCGAGTATGTGCAGAAATGGCTGCATTCCCGATGGGAATCAGAGCAGTTACTGCCCAAATTTTTGATGCAGAAATTCACCCAGGCGATTGAGCAGAAATTGAAATCGCCACCCAAAGATATGTTCAGCGAAGCTGCTGAACAATTTATTCAGAAAGGGTGGTTTGCGAAAGACCCCGATCCGATCAAACTGCAGGCTGCATTATCTCGACTTGTCGCATTTCTTGGGATGCCAGATGAACGCTCGATGCAGCGTACTGTCGGAACACTGGAAAACTTCCTTGAACAAAGCGCTGACAATCTGGCTGGAGAATTGGAATCTCGGTTTTTACGACTCGCAATGACTTTATTTGAACACCCGGATTATCGTTTGATCGGTGCATTACAAGCCACCGTTCAAGTACAAGAAATCATTGAGAGTTTTCTTGCGGATCTACAAAACAATTTCACAACTAAGGCAAGCAGTTGTTTGGAGGCCTATTACGCCATTTTCTATTACCTCAATCCACCAGAAGGTGCGAAACGGAGCAGTAATACAGACCTTGGAAAAGCATTGCACACGTTTGCGGTCAATCGATACGAGAGCCTGATTGAACGTCAGGCATTTCGACTCTTTAGTGCGATCAAACAACGAATTGGTGATCAGCAACAACAATTTCAGTTCAGCAAAACCAAACTCGAAGAAGTGTGTCGAGAAGTGGAAGCAGTGATCGATCAGCGGATGCCCACTCCCGACCGAATGCTTCTTCCCAAGGGATACCGACGTTTGAAGCGGCTGAACAAATGCTTCGTCAAGCAATCACGCAGGATGACATTCGCAGATTCGATAAACAGTTGCAAATACGGATTGAAAAAGAGTTCAACTCACTCTTTAATGTTTGTGTTTCAACGACGCGTGGGGTAA
- a CDS encoding DUF1553 domain-containing protein has product MLCSPLRHNLFLISFVLATVVGSAAEPSGKDLAFFEEKIRPVLVEHCYRCHSAVAQATNKLRGGLLLDSKSGWEKGGDSGVVIHPGQPEKSLLFISLNYEDDVQMPPKGKLPKEVIANFEAWIKLGAPDPRISTTTTSKQVGLTIAEGRKFWSYQSVKQSPAPVVSDENWNQSEIDRFVWSKLSQNNLKPAKRANDLELLRRVYFDLTGLPPSVEAIEQYTTSQDPKKYEKLIDQLIASRSFGERWGRHWLDIVRYADSVTLRGLVFQEAWRYRDFVIDSFNQDIPFNRMILEQIAGDLLPAASLQEKHRLLTAVTMLQMGNSNLENQDKNLLRLDVVDEQLDVITKGFLAQTVTCARCHDHKFDPIPTADYYALAGILRNSKALVNSNVSKWMEVPLPLPANMQEDAKRIEVRIAQINASLKALTAKSSKKTVNRIIPLNQIDAIVVDDSAAKKVGDWQQSVHSGSYINTGYLHDMNADKGSKTLTFEPVSLPPGEYEVLLAYSHGESRSKAVPVTVFSADGEKTTKINMQPLPAIEGRFVSLGKYRFEKDGQAYVMITTEATSGHVTADAVIFAAVNRKTTLLKSVDQGKTTPDNVQNEVAKLQQELKQLQTTLPKQEMVMAVIEESKIEDMPIHIRGNPSSLGSIVPRGFLSVITDKPARLPKDQSGRKELAEWIADDNNPLTARVMVNRVWHWLMGSGIVRTTDNFGTTGEKPSHPEMLDYLATEFVRSGWSVKKIVRKIVLSQTYQQSVTAEENTIKADPDNRFFGRMNHRRLEAECIRDAILAVSGQLQETHGGKHFPDSLNSDYTFVTKATIRSVYLPYFRNALPEIISVFDPADTNMVTGNRTSSTVAPQALFMMNSPFVQEQATYAAAQLRKLPLKTEQELINRAYLSVYGRKPSQKETLLISNYLLSSDDPQTAWTGVFHTLFSSAEFRFVK; this is encoded by the coding sequence ATGCTGTGTTCTCCCTTACGGCACAACTTGTTCCTGATCTCATTTGTACTTGCAACAGTAGTTGGTTCAGCAGCAGAACCTTCTGGAAAGGACCTTGCTTTCTTCGAAGAAAAGATACGGCCAGTTCTGGTGGAACATTGTTATCGATGCCATTCAGCCGTGGCACAAGCAACAAATAAGTTGCGTGGGGGCCTGTTGCTGGACAGTAAGTCTGGATGGGAAAAAGGTGGTGACAGTGGTGTTGTGATCCATCCGGGGCAACCTGAAAAAAGTCTGCTTTTTATATCTCTGAATTATGAAGACGATGTCCAAATGCCACCGAAAGGGAAATTACCCAAGGAAGTAATTGCAAACTTCGAGGCGTGGATCAAGTTGGGGGCGCCTGATCCCAGGATTTCTACAACAACAACCAGCAAACAAGTTGGATTGACGATTGCAGAAGGCAGAAAATTCTGGTCTTATCAGTCCGTAAAACAATCCCCAGCACCTGTGGTAAGCGACGAAAACTGGAATCAATCAGAAATCGACCGATTTGTATGGTCGAAACTCTCACAAAACAACTTAAAACCCGCAAAACGAGCTAACGATCTTGAGTTGCTTCGCCGTGTGTATTTCGATTTAACGGGCTTACCGCCCAGTGTAGAAGCGATCGAACAATACACAACATCGCAGGATCCAAAGAAATATGAAAAACTAATTGATCAGTTGATCGCCTCAAGATCTTTTGGTGAGCGCTGGGGGAGGCACTGGCTGGACATTGTGCGATATGCTGATTCGGTGACTTTGCGCGGACTGGTTTTTCAAGAAGCCTGGCGTTACCGGGACTTTGTGATTGACAGTTTCAATCAGGATATTCCATTCAATCGGATGATTCTGGAACAAATCGCTGGCGACTTGTTGCCTGCGGCATCTCTTCAGGAAAAGCACCGTCTGCTGACAGCAGTTACAATGTTACAAATGGGCAATTCGAATCTGGAAAATCAAGACAAAAACCTTCTTCGACTGGACGTTGTGGATGAGCAACTGGATGTCATTACAAAAGGATTTCTGGCACAAACGGTGACCTGTGCACGATGTCACGATCATAAGTTTGATCCAATACCTACGGCAGATTATTATGCACTGGCAGGTATCCTGCGGAATTCCAAAGCCTTGGTAAATTCCAATGTGTCGAAATGGATGGAAGTGCCTTTGCCATTGCCGGCAAACATGCAGGAAGATGCGAAACGGATTGAAGTTCGTATTGCACAGATCAACGCATCACTCAAAGCACTGACTGCAAAGTCCTCCAAAAAGACTGTTAATCGAATCATTCCGCTAAATCAAATCGATGCTATAGTGGTAGACGATTCAGCTGCAAAGAAGGTAGGAGACTGGCAGCAATCCGTGCATTCAGGCTCCTATATCAATACGGGTTATCTGCACGATATGAACGCAGACAAAGGGTCAAAAACACTAACATTTGAACCTGTAAGCTTGCCTCCGGGAGAATACGAAGTCTTGCTGGCATATTCCCACGGTGAGAGCAGATCGAAAGCTGTTCCCGTGACCGTATTCAGTGCTGATGGTGAAAAGACGACAAAAATTAACATGCAACCTTTGCCAGCAATCGAAGGCCGCTTTGTCAGCCTGGGGAAATATCGCTTCGAAAAAGATGGCCAGGCTTATGTCATGATTACCACAGAAGCAACATCGGGGCATGTTACCGCCGACGCAGTGATTTTTGCTGCGGTGAATCGAAAAACTACTTTGTTAAAATCTGTTGATCAAGGAAAAACTACACCTGACAATGTGCAAAACGAAGTGGCAAAATTACAGCAAGAGTTAAAGCAGCTCCAAACAACGTTACCTAAACAAGAAATGGTGATGGCTGTCATAGAAGAATCGAAGATAGAAGACATGCCGATACATATCCGTGGTAACCCCAGCAGTCTGGGGTCGATTGTCCCACGTGGATTTCTGAGCGTGATCACGGATAAGCCAGCGAGATTACCCAAGGACCAAAGTGGCAGAAAAGAACTTGCAGAATGGATTGCTGATGATAATAACCCGTTAACTGCACGTGTTATGGTGAATCGAGTCTGGCATTGGTTGATGGGATCTGGAATTGTCCGAACCACAGATAATTTTGGAACCACTGGCGAGAAGCCATCTCATCCGGAAATGCTGGATTATTTAGCCACTGAATTTGTTCGCTCAGGTTGGTCTGTAAAAAAAATTGTCCGAAAGATTGTTCTGTCGCAAACATATCAGCAATCAGTTACAGCAGAAGAAAACACAATCAAAGCTGATCCTGACAATCGATTTTTTGGCAGAATGAACCATCGAAGATTAGAGGCCGAGTGCATTCGTGATGCAATCCTGGCAGTGAGTGGCCAGTTACAGGAGACTCATGGAGGTAAGCACTTTCCGGATTCACTGAATTCTGATTACACGTTCGTCACGAAAGCAACTATTAGAAGTGTTTATCTTCCTTATTTCCGCAACGCACTGCCAGAGATAATTTCAGTGTTTGATCCTGCAGATACAAACATGGTGACAGGAAATAGAACTTCCAGCACCGTAGCTCCACAGGCATTGTTTATGATGAACAGTCCATTCGTACAGGAACAGGCGACTTACGCGGCCGCACAATTGCGAAAACTGCCACTGAAAACGGAACAGGAACTCATCAACCGAGCATACCTTTCTGTGTATGGTCGTAAGCCCAGTCAGAAAGAAACGTTATTAATTTCGAACTATCTTTTGAGTAGTGATGATCCGCAGACAGCATGGACAGGGGTTTTCCACACGCTGTTTTCGTCTGCTGAATTCCGATTTGTCAAGTAA
- a CDS encoding DUF1501 domain-containing protein, protein MMELTINRRAWLANTSCGFGALALSALASRELQAAPVTHHPARAKRVIFLFMQGGVSHVDSFDYKPMLIKEDGKQFGFDDARIRANTGKKNTNQRVMKPLWKFSQHGQAGKWGSELFPNTCRKLDQVTMIHSMHTEGVAHGPATLFLHCGSTNFIRPSMGSWVLYGLGSENQNLPGFISISPSSGNGGARNYGNAFLPAIFQGTGLGSAGSPAADANIRNIRAKLSLAEQTARLELLKELHQEQLRARPGDQDYEAVAKSFELGWRMQQNAPEVLDISRESKETQKLYGIGEKTTDNFGKQCLMARRLCEAGVRYIQVTYGDNSANPAWDQHSNMPKHGDHARAVDKPIAGLLEDLGKRGLLEDTIVWWGGEFGRTPYAQGNGTGRDHNPGGFTVWLAGGGFKPGLTYGATDEFGSKAVTDKVHMHDLHATILYALGLDHEKLTYKYAGRDFRLTDVHGRVVKELFA, encoded by the coding sequence ATGATGGAACTTACAATCAATCGACGAGCCTGGCTGGCGAATACGAGTTGTGGTTTTGGTGCTCTGGCGTTATCCGCACTGGCATCACGTGAATTACAGGCAGCACCAGTAACTCATCACCCTGCACGTGCCAAGAGAGTCATTTTTCTTTTCATGCAGGGTGGGGTCAGTCATGTTGATTCTTTCGACTATAAGCCGATGCTGATCAAGGAAGATGGTAAACAGTTCGGTTTTGATGATGCTAGGATTCGAGCTAATACTGGAAAGAAAAATACGAATCAACGAGTCATGAAGCCGCTGTGGAAGTTTTCACAGCACGGTCAGGCAGGAAAATGGGGTAGTGAATTATTTCCCAATACCTGTCGGAAGCTGGATCAAGTCACCATGATTCATTCCATGCATACCGAAGGTGTTGCCCACGGTCCTGCGACACTTTTTCTGCATTGTGGCTCAACAAACTTCATCCGCCCCAGTATGGGCTCCTGGGTTTTGTATGGTTTAGGTTCCGAAAACCAGAATTTACCTGGGTTCATTTCAATCTCACCTTCTTCAGGCAATGGTGGCGCACGAAATTACGGTAATGCATTTTTGCCCGCGATATTTCAGGGAACTGGCTTAGGCAGTGCGGGCTCACCAGCAGCGGATGCGAACATACGTAATATTCGAGCCAAGCTTTCTCTGGCAGAACAAACAGCAAGGCTTGAATTATTAAAAGAACTTCATCAGGAGCAGTTGCGAGCACGTCCTGGTGATCAGGATTATGAAGCCGTTGCTAAGTCTTTTGAGCTTGGTTGGAGAATGCAGCAGAATGCACCCGAGGTGCTTGATATTTCTCGAGAATCAAAAGAAACGCAAAAACTATATGGAATTGGGGAAAAAACCACTGACAATTTTGGCAAACAATGTTTAATGGCTCGCCGTCTCTGTGAGGCTGGAGTTCGATACATTCAAGTGACTTATGGAGACAACTCCGCGAACCCAGCATGGGACCAGCATTCCAACATGCCGAAACATGGCGATCACGCACGTGCGGTAGACAAACCGATCGCGGGATTACTGGAAGATTTGGGCAAACGGGGATTACTTGAAGACACAATTGTATGGTGGGGTGGGGAATTTGGACGCACACCTTATGCCCAGGGTAATGGCACTGGGCGAGACCACAACCCGGGTGGGTTTACTGTATGGTTGGCTGGAGGTGGGTTCAAACCAGGATTGACATACGGTGCTACCGATGAGTTTGGTTCCAAAGCGGTTACAGACAAAGTACACATGCACGATCTGCACGCCACAATTTTATACGCTCTGGGACTGGACCATGAAAAGTTAACGTACAAATATGCAGGAAGGGATTTCAGGCTGACCGATGTGCACGGGCGTGTCGTGAAAGAATTGTTTGCTTAA
- a CDS encoding glutamine synthetase III has translation MGEHFGRKDIIQSIATAQHKLNRVDYKNLHFKDCFGCDVFSEAVQRENLPKSVFKALQKTIKKGDELSPEIAEAFASALKEWAIKKGATHFTHQFQPMTGITAEKHDSFVSPNGDGTAIAEFSGKELVKGEPDASSFPSGGIRATFEARGYTAWDPSSPPYIMEFPNGATLVIPTAFVSWTGDALDKKTPLLKSMDALSKQAVRILKLFGKSASKVYTTVGPEQEYFLIDRQFFMHRPDLINAGRTLFGATPPKGQEMEDQYFGTIPERVLACMGDVELQLFKLGIPVKTRHNEVAPSQYEFAPIFENSNLATDHNQLVMEIIRSTAPRYGLAALFHEKPFSGINGSGKHNNWSMSSDDGENLLNPGDTPHENAQFLLFCTAVIRAVAKYPELLRVTIAGAGNDHRLGANEAPPAIISIFLGEQLQDIIEQLEKGPPTSTKQGGYMSIGVAGLPQLPKDAGDRNRTSPFAFTGNKFEFRAVGSSQSIAGPNTVLNTIVAESLDYIATELEKATNAGKPIIQAVLELLPSIITESKKVIFNGDGYSEAWHHEAAKRGLPNLKNTVDSLPVVVAPESISLFEKYGVYSANELKSRFNILCENYVKTIAIEAKLTRTIAQTMILPAAIRYQSELATAAGSSKSAGVDFPMDLLKSTSSGVLALQSAITRLDHVLGHDAAGELIDHAKYSRDEVIPAMSAVREAADALESIIADDLWPLPKYREMLFIK, from the coding sequence ATGGGCGAACATTTTGGCAGAAAAGACATTATTCAGTCGATTGCGACAGCACAGCACAAATTGAATCGGGTAGATTATAAAAATCTGCACTTCAAGGATTGTTTTGGCTGCGATGTCTTCAGTGAAGCTGTTCAACGGGAAAATTTACCGAAATCTGTATTTAAAGCACTGCAGAAAACTATCAAAAAAGGTGATGAGTTATCGCCTGAAATTGCAGAAGCATTTGCAAGTGCATTGAAAGAATGGGCAATCAAGAAAGGTGCCACCCACTTTACCCACCAGTTTCAGCCGATGACTGGTATTACTGCAGAGAAACACGATAGTTTCGTTTCTCCGAATGGTGATGGGACTGCAATCGCTGAGTTCAGTGGTAAGGAACTGGTAAAAGGTGAGCCTGATGCCAGTTCATTCCCTTCAGGTGGCATTCGAGCAACCTTTGAAGCACGTGGATATACTGCGTGGGATCCTTCCAGCCCGCCCTACATTATGGAATTTCCTAATGGGGCGACTTTGGTTATCCCCACTGCATTCGTTTCATGGACTGGCGATGCACTTGATAAGAAGACGCCGCTTCTGAAATCGATGGATGCTCTTTCGAAACAAGCTGTTCGAATCTTGAAATTGTTTGGGAAGTCAGCCAGCAAAGTCTACACCACCGTGGGGCCAGAACAGGAATATTTCCTGATTGATCGACAATTCTTTATGCACCGACCTGACCTGATTAATGCGGGCCGGACATTGTTTGGTGCAACCCCACCCAAAGGTCAGGAAATGGAAGACCAATATTTTGGCACCATTCCAGAACGCGTTTTAGCATGCATGGGTGATGTGGAACTTCAATTGTTCAAGCTGGGAATTCCCGTAAAAACACGCCACAATGAAGTTGCACCCAGCCAGTACGAATTTGCTCCGATCTTCGAAAATTCGAACCTAGCCACCGACCATAACCAGTTGGTAATGGAAATCATCCGCAGCACTGCTCCTCGTTACGGCTTAGCTGCATTGTTCCATGAAAAACCATTTTCTGGTATCAATGGTTCCGGAAAACACAACAACTGGTCGATGTCATCGGATGACGGGGAAAATCTGCTGAACCCTGGAGATACCCCTCACGAGAATGCGCAGTTTCTCCTGTTCTGCACAGCAGTGATTCGCGCCGTAGCCAAATACCCAGAATTGTTGCGGGTAACGATTGCAGGCGCGGGCAACGATCACCGTTTGGGTGCCAATGAAGCGCCACCTGCCATTATTTCTATTTTCCTTGGTGAACAACTTCAGGATATCATCGAGCAATTAGAAAAAGGCCCACCTACCTCCACGAAGCAGGGCGGGTACATGTCGATCGGAGTTGCTGGATTACCACAACTTCCCAAAGACGCTGGCGACCGAAACCGCACCAGTCCGTTTGCCTTTACTGGCAATAAGTTTGAATTCCGTGCTGTAGGAAGCTCGCAATCGATTGCTGGACCGAATACGGTATTGAACACTATAGTTGCTGAATCACTTGATTACATCGCTACAGAACTGGAAAAGGCCACAAACGCTGGCAAACCAATTATCCAGGCAGTTCTCGAATTGCTGCCTTCGATTATTACCGAATCCAAAAAGGTAATCTTCAATGGTGATGGCTATTCCGAAGCATGGCATCACGAAGCCGCAAAACGTGGATTACCAAACCTGAAGAACACAGTTGATTCACTTCCAGTCGTTGTTGCGCCAGAATCGATCAGTCTCTTTGAGAAATATGGTGTTTATTCTGCCAATGAACTGAAGAGTCGGTTTAACATTCTGTGTGAAAACTATGTTAAAACGATTGCGATTGAAGCAAAACTGACTCGTACCATTGCCCAGACAATGATTTTGCCTGCTGCAATTCGCTACCAGTCCGAACTTGCAACTGCTGCTGGCAGTTCGAAATCTGCAGGGGTTGATTTTCCAATGGATCTGCTCAAATCAACTTCATCAGGAGTTTTGGCTTTACAGAGTGCTATTACCAGACTGGATCATGTTCTTGGTCACGACGCGGCTGGCGAATTAATCGATCACGCCAAATACTCCCGTGATGAGGTGATACCTGCAATGAGTGCGGTAAGAGAAGCAGCTGATGCTTTAGAATCGATTATTGCAGATGATTTGTGGCCATTGCCAAAATATCGCGAAATGCTTTTCATCAAGTAA
- a CDS encoding P-II family nitrogen regulator, with protein sequence MKLITAIIRPEKLEQVQTALNEMDIYLMTVTDVKGCGMQRGHTEVYRGQEVQIRLLPKVKLEIAVNDSFVEAAVEAIIHSARSEVIGQIGDGKIFVQPLEDCVRIRTGERGTTAIGP encoded by the coding sequence GTGAAATTAATCACCGCGATTATACGCCCTGAAAAGCTGGAACAAGTACAGACTGCGTTAAACGAGATGGACATTTACCTGATGACCGTCACTGATGTGAAAGGTTGTGGTATGCAACGTGGACACACGGAAGTGTACCGAGGTCAGGAAGTGCAAATCCGACTATTGCCTAAAGTAAAGCTGGAAATTGCAGTAAATGACTCATTTGTGGAAGCGGCTGTTGAAGCAATCATTCACTCCGCGCGATCGGAAGTAATCGGCCAGATTGGGGATGGCAAGATATTCGTTCAGCCATTAGAGGATTGCGTACGCATCCGAACTGGTGAAAGAGGAACAACAGCGATCGGACCGTGA